The genomic region GCCGCTACCGGACCGCCCCGCGATCGCGGTGCTGCCCTTCACCAACATGAGCGGCGACCGGGAGCAGGATTATTTCTCGGACGGAATCAGCGAGGACATCATCACCGCGCTGTCGAAGCTGCGCTGGTTCTTCGTCATCGCGCGCAACTCCTCCTTCGTCTACAAGGGCCGCGCGGTGCACATGAACGAGGTCGCGCGCGAGCTCGGCGTGCGCTACGTGCTCGAAGGCAGCGTGCGGCGGAGCGGCGATCGCGTGCGTATCTCCGCGCAGCTCAACGACGTCTCGACCGGCAGCCATCTCTGGGCCGAACGCTACGACCGCGAGCTTGCCGACATCTTCGCGGTGCAGGACGAGATCACCGAGGCGATCGTCGCCGCGATCGAGCCGCAGCTCTATACCGCCGAGAGTTTTCGCGCCCAGCAGAAGCCGCCGGGAAGCCTGGATGCCTGGGACCTTGTGATGCGCGCATTGTCGCATTACTGGCGCATCACCCGCGAGGACAATGCCGCCGCGCAAGGACTGCTCGAAGAGGCCGTCGCGCTCGATCCCGCCTATGGCAAGGCACTCGGCCTGCTCGCAACCAGCCACATCTTCGGCGCGCATATGGGCTGGTCCGACATGGCCCCGACCGTGCCGGTCGCCGAGCGCGCCGCGCTCGCGGCGGTGGAGGCCGATCGCGAAGATGCCTGGGCTCATCATGGTCTGGCGTATGCTTATCTATTCCGCCGCCGCTTCGACGACGCGCTGGCGGAGTTCGAACTGGCGCTGAACCTCAATCCGAACTTTGCGATGGCGCACGCCTTCTATGGCGTGACGCTGTGCTACGCGGGACGATGGCAGAACGGCGATGTCGCGGCGCGCCGCGCGCTGCGGCTGAGCCCGCGCGACCCGCTCGCAGCAATCTATTGCGGCGTCGCGGCCTATGCCCGGTTCATCGGCCGCGATTACGAAGGCGCCGCACAGATGGCGCGCGAGTCGATGCGGCAGCGCGCCGATTTCGTCGGCGCGCATCGCGTGCTGACGGCCGCCGCCGGAATGTCGGGCGATCCCGCGCGCGCGGCTTCCGCCCTGGAAGGCTTGCGCCGCGCCCAACCCGGCATCTCACTCGCCTGGATCACGCGCGAGCTGCCGATGCTGCGGGACGAGGATCGCGAGCATTATCTCGAGGGATTGCGGCGCGCGGGGATGAGGTAGCTAATTTCTCGTCTCCCGCTTGCGGGAGAGGAGAAGGGCGCCGCTACTCCTGCATCATCTCGCCGCTGCCGCCGAATTCGGCCGGGAAATCCTTGAGCTTGGGCAGTCCGTCGCGCATTGGCAGCACCGTCTCGGCGTAATTGACGTGGACGCCTGGTGCAAACGCGAGGGTGGGGATGGTGGCAGTGAAGACGTCGATCAGGCCGAGCGGCGGATGGTTGGTCATGAGATGACCGCCGCACTTCTTGCAATATTTGCGCTGGCTGAGCGGCGTCTTCGCAAAGGTCTCGACATTCTCTGCACCTTCGCTGATGCGCACGGCTTCGGGCTTCCACAGGCTGAAGGCGTTCACCGGACCGCCCGACCACGAGCGGCACGAGCTGCAATGGCAATAGCCCATCGCCTCCGGTGCACCTGTGACCTCGATCGTGACTGCGCCACAGAAGCAGTTTCCAACATGTTTCATTAGGTCGTCTCCGTTGATGATGGTTTAGATTCCTCCCCCGCTCCTGTTTGCCGAGAACTCGGCAAAAACGAATGCGGGGTCGCGACGAGCTTTGCTCGCACTGATAGCGTCGGGGTGAGGGGATTCACCCCGAGAAACGTTGAAGGTTGCGTCCGGCACGATCCGTTACGCGCCTCGGCGCCGCCGCGCATCCTCCTTTCGGCGGACGCGACGGAACGACGCGCAAGCTATACCGACTTGCGCCAGGGAATAAGCATCGACACCCGTTGTTTGTACTGCCGGTACTCGTCGCCGAAGAGATCGACGAGGTCGTGCTCCTCCAGCGCGATGCCGACGAAGATGTAGGCCGTGGTCACGGCGGCGAACAGCAGATGGCCCGCGGTCATGACCGGCGCCGCCCAGAACGCGATGATGAAGCCGAGATAGATCGGATGACGGACAAACTTGTAGAGCAGCGGCGTCTTGAATCGCGGCGGCGACGCCTCCTTGCCGACGAGATGATTGGTAACCTGATGCAAGCCGAACAGCTCGAAGTGATTGATGATGAAGGTCGAGGTGAACACCAGGACCCAGCCCGCCAGCGACAGCGTGACGATCGTCACAGCGATATCCGGATTCGCGACGTCCCATATGACCGTGGGCAGCGGACGCCACTGCCAGAACAGGAGGAGCAATGATAGGCTCGCAAACAGCACATAGGTGCTGCGCTCGACCGGCTTGGGGACGTACTGCGTCCACCAGGCCTTGAATTGCCGGCGCGCCATTACGCTGTGCTGGACCGCAAACAGGGCCATCAGGAGCAGATTGATGATGATGGCCTCGGCCACGGGCGTGTCGGTCCCGGTATCGATGGTCTTCGGCACCACCAGCCCCATGACGAAACCGATGGCGTAGAGAATGGTCATGAAAAACACGAGATACGCCGCAATTCCGTACAGAAAGGCGATGAACTTGAAAATGCGTGAGCCCGCAACCGGGCCGATAGGATGAACCTGATGATCAATTTGGGTCATAAACAGCTCCGTTGTGCCAAAACGCCGGCACTTCATTGGTCGCTGCACCATGCCGCACCGGAGGTCCCAAGACTTTCGCGGACGGTTGATTTTCGCCTGAGACGACTTTGATTTTTGCTTGAGACGACAAAAACGTGCGATTTTGCTTTGAAAACAACGTGCTCGACGGCGACCTGCGGGAACTCACTTGCAGCGGAGCCGCCGTGCCGTTGCAGCCGCAGGTGTTCGATCTCCTCCTCTATCTGGTGGCGCAGCGCACGCGTGTGGTCAGCAAGGATGACCTGATCAGCCAGATCTGGAGCGATCGGATCATCTCGGATTCCGCCCTGAACAGCCGGATCAACGCCGCCCGCAAGGCGCTCGGCGACGATGGCGCAAGCCAGCGGCTGATCAAGACCATTCCGCGCAAGGGTTTTCGTTTCGTCGGCGAAGTCCGGGAAGAAGTGGCAGCCACGACTGCGCCCGCGCAGCCCGTCGCTGCCCTGCCGCGCGTCCTGACGGACCGTCCGGCGGTCGCGGTGCTCGCTTTCGAGAACATGAGCGGCGATCCCGCACAGGACTATTTCGGCGACGGCATCAGCGAGGACATCCTCACCGCGCTGTCGAAGCAGCGCTGGTTCATGGTGATCGCCCGCAACTCGTCCTTTACCTACAAGGGACGCGCGGTCCACATCCGGCAGATTGCCGAGGAACTGGGCGTCCGCTACGTCGTCGAAGGCAGCGTGCGCAAGTCGGACAACCGGGTGCGCATCACCGCGCAGCTCAACGACGCCACGACGGGCAGCCATCTCTGGGCCGAGCGCTACGACCGCGAGCTGGTCGACGTGTTCGCCGTGCAGGACGAGATCACGAATGCGATCGCTGCGGCGATCGAGCCGCAGATCCATGCGGCGGAAAGTTTTCGCGCCCATCGCAAGCCCCCCGCGAGCCTGGATGCCTGGGATCTCCTGATGCGGGCGCTGTCGCATTACTGGCGCGTGACGCGGCGGGATCACGAGACCGCACGGGCGCTGCTGGAACGCGCGGTGGGGATCGACCCGAACTACGGCCAGGCGCTGTCGGTGCTCGCGGCGAACCACATGTTCGGCGTGCATCTCGGCTGGGCCGAGCTTGCCATGGTGGCGCCAGCGGCGGAAGCCGCCGCGCTCGCCGCGGTGCGCTGCGACCATGAGGATGCCTGGGCGCACGCCGCGCTCGGCAGCGTCTACTTCTCGACGCGAAGACTCGCGGACGCACTGTCCGAGTTCGAGCAGGCGCTCGCACTCAATCCGAACTTCTCGCTGGCGCAGGGCTATTACGCACTGGCGCTGTCCTATGCCGGGCGGCCGAAGGATTCATTCGAGGCAGCGCAGAGGGCAATGCGGCTGTCGCCGCGCGATCCATCCCTGGCGATCTATCACGGCATCGCCGGCTATGCCCGCTTCACCGAGCGGCGCTATGCCGAGGCCATCGCGCTCGCGCGCGAGGCAATCCGCCATCGCGGCGATCTCACCGGCGCCTACCGCGTGCTCGCGGTTTCTGCCGGCATGACCGGAGACGGCGTGCTTGGGGAGATGGCGCTGGGCGAGCTCCGCCGCACCCAGCCCAACATCTCGCTGCACTGGATTTCGACGCAATTGCCATGGGCCAATGAGGCCGACCGCGAGCACTATCTGGAAGGATTCCGGCGGGCGGGCTTGCGCTAGACGATCCTCACGCCGGGTCCGCGTCGCGCTTGCGGCGCAGATGGACGGATCGCGCGGCGCGGCGGCGCCGGCTTGGCCGCCAAACACCATAACAGGACGCGCTGTACATTTTTTGTGCGAACATTGTCGAGACTTTCATCTTGCGGCGCCGAATGAGACCGTGTGAGCCTCGATCCCGGATGGGGACTGGGATGGGCCGGCCGTAGCTTTGCGCGCCACGACGTACGAAGCGTTTGCGGCTGGTCTCGCTTGAGAAAGATACGACATGTCAAAACGAGTGTTGCTTGGTGTCCTCCTGGCTTGCGGCCTCGCGGCCCCCGCGCTGGCGCAAGAGCCGAAGGCGGGTGGAGCGATCAATGCCGTGATTCAGCCCGAGCCGCCCGGCCTGATGCTGGCGATGGTCCAGAACGGCCCGGTGCAGATGGTGTCGGGCAACATTTTCGAAGGCCTGCTTCGCTACAGCCCCAAGCTCGAACCGCAGCCGGAGCTCGCCGAGAGCTGGAGCGTCAGCGAGGACGCAAAAACCTACACATTCAAGCTCAGGAAGGGCGTGACCTGGCATGACGGCAAGCCCTTCACCGCCGCCGACGTGCTGTTCTCGCTCGAGATGCTGAAACAGACGCATGCGCGCGCTCGCAACAACCTCGCGCAGGTCGACAAGGTCGAGGCCCCCGACGACTACACGGTGGTGTTCACGCTGAAGCAGCCGTTCGGTCCGTTCCTGGGCATCTTCGAGGTCGGCTCGATGCCGATGGTGCCGAAGCATCTCTATGAAAGCACCGACTGGAAGACCAATCCCTACAACAACGCCCCAGTCGGCACCGGCCCCTTCATGTTCAAGGAATGGCAGAAAGGCTCCTTCATCCGCCTGGTCAAGAACCCGAACTATTACGAGAAGGGCAAGCCCTATCTCGACGAGATCTACTGGCAGATCATTCCCGATGCCGCGGCGCGCTCGGTGGCGTATGAGACCGGCAAGGTCGACGTGCTGCCCGGCGGCTCGGTCGAGAATTTCGACGTGCCCCGGCTCTCCAAGCTGAAGGACACCTGCGTCACCGGCGCCGGCTGGGAGTTCTTCTCGCCGCTGGCCTGGCTGTGGCTCAACAACCGGCAGGGTCCGCTCGCCGACAAGCGGGTGCGGCAGGCGGTCATGTTTGCGATCGACCGCGAGTTCGCCAAGGACGTGATCTGGAACGGGCTCGGCAAGGTCGCAACCGGCCCGTCGGCCTCGACCATCAAATACTACACCGACGACGTGCCGAAATACCCTTACGATCCCGCCAAGGCCAAGGCGCTGCTGAAGGAAGCCGGCTACAAGGGCGAGAAGATCCGCCTTCTGCCGCTCGCCTATGGCGAGACCTGGCAGCGCTGGGGTGAAGCCGTGAAGCAGAACCTCCAGGACGTCGGCATGAACATCGAGACCATCGCCACCGACGTCGCCGGCGGCAACCAGAAGATCGGCGACTGGGACTACGACATCGCCTTCACCTACCTCTACCAGTACGGCGACCCCGCGCTCGGCGTCGGCCGCAATTACGTCTCCAGCGCGATTGCCAAGGGCCAGGTGTTCAACAACGTCGAGGGTTACTCCAACGCTGAGATCGACAAGCTGTTCGCCGAGGGCGCGGTGGCAACGCCGGACTCCAAGCGCAAGGAGATCTACGAGAAGGCGCAGAAGATCCTGGTCGAGGACGTGCCGGTGGCCTGGATGCTCGAGCTGCAATTCCCGACCATCATGCGCTGCAAGGTCAAGAACCTGATCACCACCGGGATCGGAGTCAACGACGGCTTCAAGGATGCATGGCTCGACAAGTGAGGGCTACCTCCGTCACCTCTCCCCGCTTGCGGGGAGAGGTGGGCGCTCCGTCTCTGTCGCTCCAGGTCACACCACCGATATGATCCTCTAGATGCTCTCCTTTGTCGCTCAGCGTGTCGCGAAGGGCGTGATCGTCCTGCTTGCGATCGTCGTCCTCAATTTCTTCCTGATCCGGCTCGCGCCCGGCGATCCCGCCGTCGTGATGGCGGGCGAGGCCGGCGCCAGCGACCAGATCTTCGTCCAGCAGCTCAGGGAGAAGTTCGGCCTGGACAAGCCGCTGCCCGAGCAGCTCTTCATCTACGTCAAGGGCATCGTGACCCTCGACCTCGGCTTCTCCTTCCGCCAGCAGGCGCCGGTCGCGAAGCTGATCGGCGAGCGGCTGCCGGCGACATTGCTGCTGACGCTGACGGCCTTCGCGATCTCGCTCGTGCTCGGCATTCTCTTCGGCACCTTCGCCGCGCGCTTTGCCGGAACCTTTCTCGACACCGCGATCACCGTCTTTGCGCTGATCTTTTACGCCATGCCGATCTTCTGGGTGGCGCTCATGAGCATCCTGCTGTTCTCGGTCACCATGGATTGGCTGCCGAGCTTCGGCTACGAGACGGTCGGCGCCAACCTTTCCGGCCCTGCCCATGTGGTCGACGTCGCAAGGCACCTGATTATGCCGGCGATGACGCTCGGCCTGTTTTTTATGGCGACGTATACGCGCATGACGCGAGCCTCGATGCTCGAAGTGAAGCGTCTCGACTTCGTCAAGACCGCGCGCGCCAAAGGCCTGTCCGACGCCGTGATCCAGCGTCGCCACGTCCTGCGCAACGCGCTACTGCCCGTCGTGACGCTCGCCGGAGTCCACTCCGGCACCCTGATCGGCGGCGCCGTCATCACCGAGACCGTGTTCGCCTGGCCCGGCATCGGACGCCTGATGTACGACGCCCTGCTCCAGCGCGACTACAATCTGCTGCTCGGGGTCTTCGTGATCTGCTCCGCCATTGTCCTGATCTTCAACCTCATCACCGACCTGGTCTATCGCCTGGTCGACCCGCGCATCGAATTCTCCACATGAAACAGTTCTGGAAATCGATGTTGAGGAGCCCGAGCGGCGTCATCGGGCTCATCATCCTGCTCCTTGCGATCTCAGTCGCCTTGTTCGGTCCGATGCTGTTCCCGAACTCGCCCTGGCGCATGGTGCAGCGGCCGTTTCTGCCGCCGTTCACGCTCGCGACCGTGCCGCTCGGCACCGATGCACTCGGCCGCGACGTGTTCGCCGGCATGATCTTCGGCGCACGCGTCTCGCTGCTCGTCGGCATGGTCTCCACCCTGGTTGCGCTGGTCGTCGGCGTTCCGATCGGCGCCATGGCCGGCTATTTCGGCGGCAGGGTCGACGACGCCCTGATGCGTTTCACCGAGTTCTTCCAAACCATTCCGAGCTTTGCGCTCGCGATCGTCCTGGTCGCGATCCTGCAGCCCTCGATCTATTCGATCGTCGCCTCGATCGCGCTGGTAAGCTGGCCGCCGGTCGCGCGCCTCGTCCGCGGCGAGGTGCTGTCGTTGCGCACGCGGGAGTACGTCCAGGCCGCGGTGGTCACGGGCCAGAGCAA from Bradyrhizobium lupini harbors:
- a CDS encoding winged helix-turn-helix domain-containing tetratricopeptide repeat protein, which translates into the protein MQFLFRDHLLDTDLRELSREQVPVAVEPQVFDLVVHLMENRDRVVSKDELIDKIWHGRSVSESTLTSRINAARKAVGDSGASQALIRTISRKGFRFVGDVETKRGATAPESDFEAKLLRAPLPLPDRPAIAVLPFTNMSGDREQDYFSDGISEDIITALSKLRWFFVIARNSSFVYKGRAVHMNEVARELGVRYVLEGSVRRSGDRVRISAQLNDVSTGSHLWAERYDRELADIFAVQDEITEAIVAAIEPQLYTAESFRAQQKPPGSLDAWDLVMRALSHYWRITREDNAAAQGLLEEAVALDPAYGKALGLLATSHIFGAHMGWSDMAPTVPVAERAALAAVEADREDAWAHHGLAYAYLFRRRFDDALAEFELALNLNPNFAMAHAFYGVTLCYAGRWQNGDVAARRALRLSPRDPLAAIYCGVAAYARFIGRDYEGAAQMARESMRQRADFVGAHRVLTAAAGMSGDPARAASALEGLRRAQPGISLAWITRELPMLRDEDREHYLEGLRRAGMR
- a CDS encoding GFA family protein produces the protein MKHVGNCFCGAVTIEVTGAPEAMGYCHCSSCRSWSGGPVNAFSLWKPEAVRISEGAENVETFAKTPLSQRKYCKKCGGHLMTNHPPLGLIDVFTATIPTLAFAPGVHVNYAETVLPMRDGLPKLKDFPAEFGGSGEMMQE
- the mddA gene encoding methanethiol S-methyltransferase yields the protein MTQIDHQVHPIGPVAGSRIFKFIAFLYGIAAYLVFFMTILYAIGFVMGLVVPKTIDTGTDTPVAEAIIINLLLMALFAVQHSVMARRQFKAWWTQYVPKPVERSTYVLFASLSLLLLFWQWRPLPTVIWDVANPDIAVTIVTLSLAGWVLVFTSTFIINHFELFGLHQVTNHLVGKEASPPRFKTPLLYKFVRHPIYLGFIIAFWAAPVMTAGHLLFAAVTTAYIFVGIALEEHDLVDLFGDEYRQYKQRVSMLIPWRKSV
- a CDS encoding winged helix-turn-helix domain-containing tetratricopeptide repeat protein, with product MRFCFENNVLDGDLRELTCSGAAVPLQPQVFDLLLYLVAQRTRVVSKDDLISQIWSDRIISDSALNSRINAARKALGDDGASQRLIKTIPRKGFRFVGEVREEVAATTAPAQPVAALPRVLTDRPAVAVLAFENMSGDPAQDYFGDGISEDILTALSKQRWFMVIARNSSFTYKGRAVHIRQIAEELGVRYVVEGSVRKSDNRVRITAQLNDATTGSHLWAERYDRELVDVFAVQDEITNAIAAAIEPQIHAAESFRAHRKPPASLDAWDLLMRALSHYWRVTRRDHETARALLERAVGIDPNYGQALSVLAANHMFGVHLGWAELAMVAPAAEAAALAAVRCDHEDAWAHAALGSVYFSTRRLADALSEFEQALALNPNFSLAQGYYALALSYAGRPKDSFEAAQRAMRLSPRDPSLAIYHGIAGYARFTERRYAEAIALAREAIRHRGDLTGAYRVLAVSAGMTGDGVLGEMALGELRRTQPNISLHWISTQLPWANEADREHYLEGFRRAGLR
- a CDS encoding ABC transporter substrate-binding protein, producing MSKRVLLGVLLACGLAAPALAQEPKAGGAINAVIQPEPPGLMLAMVQNGPVQMVSGNIFEGLLRYSPKLEPQPELAESWSVSEDAKTYTFKLRKGVTWHDGKPFTAADVLFSLEMLKQTHARARNNLAQVDKVEAPDDYTVVFTLKQPFGPFLGIFEVGSMPMVPKHLYESTDWKTNPYNNAPVGTGPFMFKEWQKGSFIRLVKNPNYYEKGKPYLDEIYWQIIPDAAARSVAYETGKVDVLPGGSVENFDVPRLSKLKDTCVTGAGWEFFSPLAWLWLNNRQGPLADKRVRQAVMFAIDREFAKDVIWNGLGKVATGPSASTIKYYTDDVPKYPYDPAKAKALLKEAGYKGEKIRLLPLAYGETWQRWGEAVKQNLQDVGMNIETIATDVAGGNQKIGDWDYDIAFTYLYQYGDPALGVGRNYVSSAIAKGQVFNNVEGYSNAEIDKLFAEGAVATPDSKRKEIYEKAQKILVEDVPVAWMLELQFPTIMRCKVKNLITTGIGVNDGFKDAWLDK
- a CDS encoding ABC transporter permease, whose protein sequence is MLSFVAQRVAKGVIVLLAIVVLNFFLIRLAPGDPAVVMAGEAGASDQIFVQQLREKFGLDKPLPEQLFIYVKGIVTLDLGFSFRQQAPVAKLIGERLPATLLLTLTAFAISLVLGILFGTFAARFAGTFLDTAITVFALIFYAMPIFWVALMSILLFSVTMDWLPSFGYETVGANLSGPAHVVDVARHLIMPAMTLGLFFMATYTRMTRASMLEVKRLDFVKTARAKGLSDAVIQRRHVLRNALLPVVTLAGVHSGTLIGGAVITETVFAWPGIGRLMYDALLQRDYNLLLGVFVICSAIVLIFNLITDLVYRLVDPRIEFST
- a CDS encoding ABC transporter permease, translated to MKQFWKSMLRSPSGVIGLIILLLAISVALFGPMLFPNSPWRMVQRPFLPPFTLATVPLGTDALGRDVFAGMIFGARVSLLVGMVSTLVALVVGVPIGAMAGYFGGRVDDALMRFTEFFQTIPSFALAIVLVAILQPSIYSIVASIALVSWPPVARLVRGEVLSLRTREYVQAAVVTGQSNTWIILREILPNTLSPVIVLASLMVATAILLESSLAFLGLGDPNLISWGYMVGAGRTVIRQAWWITVFPGVAILISVLGLNLIGEGLNDALNPRLSREGR